In Desulfovibrio litoralis DSM 11393, a genomic segment contains:
- the ilvC gene encoding ketol-acid reductoisomerase: protein MKAYYDKDADLGVLKGKTIAVIGYGSQGHAHAQNLRDSGLNVIVAQRPGSANHDLAVEHGFTPMSVAEAAQKADMIMILLPDQHQADVYNKDILPHLKAGKSLLFAHGFSVHFSQIIAPKDVDVFMVAPKGPGHLVRRTYTEGGGVPCLVAIYQDASGEAMKKALAYAKGIGGARSGVIETTFKEETETDLFGEQVVLCGGLSALIKAGYETLVEAGYQPEIAYFECLHETKLIVDLLYEGGLAKMRNSISDTAEYGDYVTGKRIINDETKKEMKKVLTEIQEGIFARDFILENKANMASFKARRRIEAEHSIEAVGKRLRAMMPWLSNKK from the coding sequence ATGAAAGCTTATTATGACAAAGATGCTGATCTTGGTGTTTTAAAAGGTAAAACTATCGCAGTTATTGGTTACGGTAGTCAAGGGCATGCCCACGCTCAAAACTTACGTGATTCAGGTTTAAACGTAATCGTTGCACAACGCCCCGGCAGTGCTAACCACGATTTAGCAGTAGAACACGGCTTTACACCTATGTCTGTTGCAGAAGCAGCTCAAAAAGCTGATATGATTATGATTCTTTTACCGGATCAACATCAAGCCGATGTTTATAACAAAGATATTTTACCACACCTTAAAGCCGGTAAATCCTTATTGTTTGCACACGGTTTTAGCGTTCATTTCAGCCAAATTATTGCCCCTAAAGACGTTGACGTATTCATGGTTGCTCCTAAAGGACCAGGACATTTAGTACGTCGTACTTATACCGAAGGTGGCGGCGTTCCTTGTCTTGTTGCTATCTACCAAGACGCCAGTGGCGAAGCCATGAAAAAAGCTTTGGCTTATGCCAAGGGTATTGGTGGTGCTCGTTCCGGTGTTATAGAAACAACATTTAAAGAAGAAACCGAAACCGACCTTTTCGGTGAACAGGTTGTTTTATGTGGCGGTCTTTCTGCTCTGATTAAAGCCGGTTACGAAACCTTGGTTGAAGCCGGATACCAACCAGAAATCGCTTATTTTGAATGTTTACACGAAACTAAACTTATCGTTGACCTACTCTATGAAGGTGGCTTGGCAAAAATGCGTAATTCTATTTCAGACACCGCTGAATATGGCGATTATGTAACAGGAAAACGTATCATCAATGATGAAACCAAAAAAGAAATGAAAAAAGTTCTTACAGAAATCCAAGAAGGAATCTTCGCCAGAGACTTTATCTTGGAAAATAAAGCCAATATGGCAAGCTTTAAAGCTCGTCGTCGCATAGAAGCAGAACACTCGATTGAAGCAGTCGGTAAACGCTTAAGAGCAATGATGCCTTGGCTTTCAAATAAAAAATAG
- a CDS encoding ATP-binding protein, translating to MFKSQNNTLRDVCKLVRYTLYGVFFGILFPVVAWIFEIYSASLPWTRDSLAMIHSYNRMLFMIDTAPFFLGLFAFVAGRYKVSTDNYSEELKTLIYKLENKVKERTAELETLNKNLEESYIQASAFAQAQSAFLANMSHEIRTPMHAIMGMANIAEKNFGVPNNEEKVLNSIKQILVSSKHLLGLINNILDMSKIEAGEFTLGVDDFSIEELVQETQQIINPRCNEKEIKLNVQLEKMQNIWVSTDKLRIMQVLINLIGNAVKFTPKNGTVTLEIKVSDKVNSQYLIYFAVHDTGIGMPESVMKNLFQPFKQADNKVVRQSGGTGLGLAISQNIVNLLGSSIKVKSVEDQGSTFYFEVFLPQGTPVIQETETLTHVAFEGKRALLVDDIELNRIIVEELLEDTKLVIETADDGSVAIEMFKNSSENYYDIILMDVQMPNVDGYTATKAIRALDHPQAKTIPIIAMTANAMKEDIVKARECEMNDHIGKPIDFDKLIVLLNHYLYTKS from the coding sequence GTGTTTAAAAGCCAAAATAATACATTGAGAGATGTCTGTAAATTAGTACGATATACTCTCTATGGAGTATTTTTTGGGATTTTATTCCCGGTTGTCGCTTGGATTTTTGAAATCTATAGTGCGTCTTTGCCATGGACAAGAGACAGCCTTGCAATGATACATAGCTATAACCGAATGCTCTTTATGATTGATACCGCCCCGTTTTTCTTAGGTTTGTTTGCCTTTGTGGCGGGAAGATATAAAGTTTCTACCGATAACTATAGTGAAGAATTAAAAACATTAATCTATAAACTTGAAAATAAAGTCAAAGAAAGAACCGCCGAACTTGAAACATTAAACAAAAACCTTGAAGAAAGCTATATCCAAGCCTCTGCTTTTGCACAAGCCCAAAGTGCCTTTTTGGCCAATATGAGCCATGAAATTCGTACACCAATGCACGCTATTATGGGTATGGCAAATATTGCGGAAAAAAATTTTGGCGTTCCAAATAACGAAGAAAAAGTTTTAAACAGCATTAAACAAATTTTAGTTTCCTCTAAACACTTGCTTGGCCTGATTAATAATATTTTAGATATGTCAAAAATAGAAGCCGGAGAATTCACCTTAGGCGTAGACGACTTTTCAATTGAAGAACTTGTCCAAGAAACCCAACAAATTATCAACCCGCGTTGTAACGAAAAAGAAATAAAACTTAACGTACAACTTGAAAAAATGCAAAATATTTGGGTATCTACAGACAAACTTAGAATAATGCAGGTTTTAATCAACCTAATTGGAAACGCAGTTAAATTTACTCCCAAAAACGGAACAGTTACTCTTGAAATCAAAGTTTCCGACAAGGTAAACAGCCAATATCTTATCTATTTTGCTGTGCATGATACGGGTATAGGTATGCCCGAAAGCGTTATGAAAAACTTGTTTCAACCCTTTAAACAAGCAGACAACAAGGTTGTGCGTCAATCTGGCGGAACCGGTCTTGGCTTAGCAATAAGCCAAAATATCGTCAATCTTTTAGGAAGCAGCATAAAAGTAAAAAGTGTAGAAGATCAAGGCAGTACATTCTATTTTGAAGTCTTTTTACCTCAAGGAACACCAGTTATTCAAGAAACCGAAACGCTGACTCATGTTGCTTTTGAGGGAAAAAGAGCCTTGTTGGTAGACGATATTGAACTTAACCGAATCATTGTTGAAGAATTGTTGGAAGACACAAAACTTGTAATTGAAACCGCCGATGACGGCAGTGTTGCAATTGAAATGTTTAAAAATTCATCGGAAAATTATTATGATATAATTTTAATGGACGTTCAAATGCCTAATGTTGACGGATATACGGCAACCAAAGCAATTAGAGCTTTAGACCACCCACAAGCGAAAACTATTCCGATAATTGCAATGACCGCAAACGCCATGAAAGAAGATATTGTCAAGGCTCGCGAGTGTGAAATGAACGACCACATAGGAAAACCGATTGATTTTGATAAGCTAATAGTCTTGTTAAACCATTATTTATACACAAAAAGTTAA
- a CDS encoding class I SAM-dependent methyltransferase, giving the protein MTQTPTSIEKNSPCNQTHAIETFAILQEQKIIEELIRHWQRRNHSILNIGCGTGVFLEKFWAAGLDVTGIDSNPDKLEKAQQRIGNKAELRLGAFDHLPFENNSFDYTALMLTAANINDSEKAIQEAIRVSTDGILVSFFNKWSLNYLYQYYHKKQKENLYHLNTHQSFNPFKIYSFLSKDVGYSKISIRSTLFTPHSLWGKTGFLTRLNNFSSFLPFGGILAICLDLKPSFAVKPLWLKTENTRAECS; this is encoded by the coding sequence ATGACGCAGACTCCAACAAGCATTGAAAAAAATTCTCCGTGCAATCAAACTCACGCTATAGAAACATTTGCCATACTTCAAGAACAAAAAATAATAGAAGAACTCATTAGACACTGGCAAAGACGCAACCACTCTATTCTTAATATTGGTTGTGGAACGGGAGTCTTTTTGGAAAAATTTTGGGCAGCCGGCCTAGATGTAACTGGAATAGATTCGAATCCAGATAAATTGGAAAAAGCACAACAACGCATAGGCAACAAAGCCGAACTAAGACTCGGGGCTTTTGACCATCTTCCGTTTGAAAATAACAGTTTTGATTATACTGCGTTAATGTTAACAGCCGCAAATATAAATGACTCGGAAAAGGCAATTCAAGAGGCTATTAGAGTCTCGACCGATGGAATATTGGTTTCTTTTTTTAACAAATGGTCTTTGAACTATTTATATCAATATTATCATAAAAAACAAAAAGAAAATTTATATCACCTAAATACACACCAAAGCTTTAACCCATTTAAAATATACAGTTTTTTATCAAAAGATGTTGGTTACAGCAAAATAAGCATACGCTCTACTCTTTTTACCCCTCACTCACTTTGGGGAAAAACAGGTTTTTTAACTCGGTTAAATAATTTTTCTTCTTTTCTTCCTTTTGGAGGGATCTTAGCAATATGTCTTGATTTAAAACCAAGCTTTGCCGTTAAACCTCTTTGGCTTAAAACAGAAAACACAAGAGCCGAATGTTCTTAA
- a CDS encoding Spy/CpxP family protein refolding chaperone, producing the protein MKNLTKTIAMALCLSFALTGTALAQGMGKGMGNGMGQNKTNQMQRGSGYHHNMKNGGWDLSPEKQEAYNKIMKEASDKLTPIQDKMWAKHTELQALASNPKTEPATISKLVQELQELRIQMRTERELIATKLEKEVGISSNFGRGMMGGKMMMGGKGMKGGMGMGSGMGHGMGQGMGRGMYNGDCPMYNQAPTDSNVN; encoded by the coding sequence ATGAAAAACCTTACTAAAACTATCGCAATGGCTCTTTGTCTTTCTTTTGCTTTAACAGGAACAGCTCTCGCACAAGGCATGGGAAAAGGAATGGGCAATGGCATGGGACAAAACAAGACCAATCAAATGCAAAGAGGTTCCGGCTATCATCACAACATGAAAAATGGTGGTTGGGATTTAAGCCCTGAAAAACAAGAAGCTTATAATAAAATTATGAAAGAAGCTTCAGATAAACTCACTCCTATCCAAGACAAAATGTGGGCAAAGCATACAGAACTTCAAGCTTTAGCCTCTAACCCCAAAACAGAACCGGCAACTATCAGCAAGTTAGTCCAAGAACTTCAAGAGTTACGCATTCAAATGCGTACAGAACGTGAATTGATTGCCACCAAACTTGAAAAAGAAGTTGGAATTTCAAGCAACTTCGGTCGTGGAATGATGGGAGGAAAAATGATGATGGGCGGGAAAGGCATGAAAGGTGGAATGGGAATGGGATCAGGTATGGGCCATGGCATGGGTCAGGGCATGGGACGTGGTATGTACAACGGCGATTGCCCTATGTATAATCAAGCTCCAACCGATTCTAACGTAAACTAA
- the dsrP gene encoding sulfate reduction electron transfer complex DsrMKJOP subunit DsrP, with protein MLENVFKGSWAFYKWLGFLVTIIGIGFVAWLFQMYYGLSLTGLSRDVSWGVYIAQFTYMVGVAAGAVMLVLPIYFHHYKKFKRIVIFGEFMAIAAVIVCMLFIVVDLGQPQRMLNVMLHPTPNSIMFWDMSVLMGYLVINAVVGWVTLEAERLDVDPPKWIKFFIYLSIIWAVSIHTVTAFLIAGLPGRHYWLTAVMAPRFLASAFASGPAILLLLLFVLKKVVKFDPGKEAVQTLTKIIIYAMCINIFFFLMEVFTAFYSQIPEAMHPITFLFMGHDGHASWVNGWMWTAVVCAFVSLALLIPSSLRENEKILPWALGLLILACWIDKGLGLMIGGFTPNTFEQITPYTPSIVEILIAMGVFGIGLLILSILWKIALEVKKEAETYELQ; from the coding sequence ATGCTTGAAAATGTATTCAAGGGATCTTGGGCATTCTATAAATGGCTGGGCTTTCTCGTTACCATCATCGGTATAGGATTTGTTGCTTGGTTATTCCAAATGTATTACGGTTTGTCTTTAACCGGACTTTCTCGTGATGTATCTTGGGGTGTTTACATCGCACAATTCACCTATATGGTTGGTGTGGCGGCCGGTGCAGTCATGCTCGTATTACCCATTTACTTTCACCATTATAAAAAGTTTAAACGTATCGTCATTTTTGGCGAATTTATGGCAATAGCCGCAGTTATCGTTTGTATGCTCTTTATTGTTGTTGACTTAGGTCAACCTCAACGCATGCTTAACGTTATGCTTCACCCAACTCCAAACTCAATTATGTTTTGGGATATGAGCGTATTAATGGGCTATCTTGTTATTAATGCCGTTGTTGGTTGGGTTACTCTCGAAGCGGAACGCCTCGACGTTGATCCGCCAAAATGGATTAAATTCTTTATTTATTTGTCCATTATTTGGGCTGTAAGTATTCATACCGTAACCGCGTTCTTAATTGCCGGTTTACCGGGTCGCCATTATTGGTTAACCGCCGTTATGGCTCCTCGTTTCTTGGCTTCAGCCTTTGCTTCCGGTCCTGCTATTTTATTATTATTACTTTTTGTACTTAAAAAAGTAGTAAAGTTTGATCCGGGCAAAGAAGCTGTGCAAACCCTCACAAAGATTATTATTTATGCTATGTGCATCAATATTTTCTTCTTCCTCATGGAAGTATTCACCGCTTTCTATAGCCAAATCCCCGAAGCTATGCACCCGATTACGTTCTTATTTATGGGACATGACGGACACGCATCTTGGGTAAACGGTTGGATGTGGACAGCTGTAGTATGTGCTTTCGTTTCTCTTGCCTTACTCATTCCCTCAAGCTTGCGTGAGAATGAAAAAATCTTACCTTGGGCTTTAGGCTTACTCATTTTAGCCTGCTGGATTGATAAAGGCTTAGGATTGATGATTGGTGGTTTTACCCCAAATACTTTTGAACAAATAACCCCTTATACTCCAAGCATCGTTGAAATTCTTATTGCTATGGGCGTATTTGGAATAGGTCTTTTAATTCTTTCTATACTTTGGAAGATTGCTTTAGAAGTAAAAAAAGAAGCAGAAACCTATGAATTGCAATAA
- a CDS encoding indolepyruvate oxidoreductase subunit beta produces the protein MSAKIRILLTGVGGQGTLTATTLLARAALLENLEVVSGEIHGMAQRGGVVESTVLIGGWKSPKIDLGEADLILGFEPLETLRALPYLKKNGLVLSSTEFIPAPSVALGQEENPSLEEIKNKVKEVASKAWYLDCRSIGLKLGAVQSGNLALLAAATATGALPFNSDTLKKVVEKYLPAKIVETNLKAIDFGVKAIQ, from the coding sequence ATGTCTGCAAAAATACGTATTTTACTCACAGGAGTCGGCGGACAAGGCACTTTAACCGCAACCACCCTACTCGCCAGAGCCGCCTTATTGGAAAACTTGGAAGTAGTATCAGGCGAAATTCACGGAATGGCTCAACGTGGCGGTGTTGTTGAATCTACTGTTTTGATTGGTGGCTGGAAAAGCCCTAAAATAGACTTAGGCGAGGCTGATTTGATCTTAGGTTTTGAACCTCTCGAAACCCTGCGTGCCTTACCATATTTAAAGAAAAACGGTTTAGTTCTTTCAAGCACTGAATTTATTCCTGCCCCTAGCGTTGCTCTCGGACAAGAAGAAAACCCAAGTCTTGAAGAAATAAAAAATAAAGTAAAAGAAGTTGCCTCAAAAGCGTGGTACTTAGATTGCCGCTCTATCGGTTTAAAGCTTGGTGCGGTTCAAAGCGGAAACCTCGCTCTTTTGGCGGCGGCGACTGCCACAGGTGCGTTACCTTTTAACTCTGATACCCTCAAAAAAGTTGTGGAAAAATATCTGCCTGCTAAAATTGTAGAAACAAATTTAAAAGCTATTGACTTTGGTGTTAAAGCAATTCAATAA
- the iorA gene encoding indolepyruvate ferredoxin oxidoreductase subunit alpha produces the protein MKNLLLTEESGHKELLLGNEAIVRGALEAGINMITCYPGTPSSEIPDTFRRLSPNPRFTLEYSVNEKVAYEVAAGASLAGALTMVTMKHVGVNVAADPLMTSTYIGMPGGLVLVSADDPYSHSSQNEQDNRTFARFAGMPCFEPATAQEAKDMARDALLLSRELEQPVLLRTTTRVNHLRGAVEFGALPKPAETVPFKRNPQRFVPVPVVARNRHKALSKQMELAQEKTENSQYNRLHGSTSSKLGILSSGISRTYMLDALAEHNQENEFKLLELGFSYPLPKKLLLSFLNGLDKVLILEELEPLLENAIKALIQENNLNIKVYGKNDILTIYGEYSTTLVAKAIAQFKGKALPTEQNIVAQKLPMRPPNLCAGCSHRAVYRAVQDIYGSEAIYSSDIGCYTLGILPPLNAADFLVCMGSSVSSGSGFARYSDKPVVAFIGDSTFFHSGITGLVNAIFNRHNLTMVILDNGTTAMTGHQPNPGVDQEYLSSDCVHLDIESIVKGCGVTNFAKVKGYNLNAVHKALEQTKNVQGVKVILVEEPCVLFARRTMKRKPKSAAYVVEQSDSVKNCFATLACPSFRKDKNGFSIDTNQCAGCMVCLQISKDIKAKAADVKGELI, from the coding sequence ATGAAAAATCTTTTACTAACCGAAGAAAGCGGACACAAAGAGCTCTTGCTCGGAAATGAAGCAATCGTAAGAGGAGCATTAGAAGCGGGAATTAACATGATTACCTGTTATCCCGGAACGCCTTCTTCCGAAATTCCCGATACTTTCCGCAGGCTTTCTCCAAACCCGCGTTTTACCCTTGAATATTCCGTAAATGAAAAAGTCGCTTACGAAGTCGCTGCGGGGGCTTCTCTCGCCGGTGCTTTAACCATGGTTACAATGAAACACGTTGGTGTAAACGTGGCGGCTGATCCTTTAATGACTTCAACATATATCGGTATGCCGGGCGGACTTGTTCTTGTTTCGGCCGACGATCCTTATTCTCATTCCAGCCAAAACGAACAAGATAACCGCACCTTTGCGCGCTTTGCAGGTATGCCTTGTTTTGAACCTGCTACCGCTCAAGAAGCAAAAGATATGGCAAGAGATGCCCTTTTGCTTTCAAGAGAACTTGAGCAACCGGTTTTACTGCGTACAACAACCAGAGTAAACCACTTACGCGGAGCTGTGGAATTTGGAGCTCTGCCAAAACCGGCCGAAACCGTTCCATTTAAACGAAACCCTCAACGTTTCGTACCCGTGCCTGTAGTCGCCAGAAACCGCCATAAAGCTTTAAGCAAACAAATGGAATTGGCGCAAGAAAAAACAGAAAACTCACAATATAACCGTTTACACGGTTCGACTTCTAGTAAGCTAGGTATTTTAAGCAGTGGAATTTCAAGAACTTACATGCTTGACGCTTTAGCCGAACATAACCAAGAAAACGAGTTTAAACTTTTAGAACTTGGCTTCTCATACCCTCTTCCAAAAAAACTTTTATTAAGCTTTTTAAACGGGTTAGATAAAGTTTTAATATTAGAAGAGCTTGAACCTTTACTCGAAAACGCAATCAAGGCTTTAATTCAAGAAAACAACTTGAACATTAAAGTTTACGGAAAAAACGATATTCTCACTATTTACGGAGAATATTCCACAACCCTTGTTGCCAAAGCAATTGCACAGTTTAAAGGGAAAGCACTTCCAACAGAACAAAACATAGTAGCTCAAAAATTGCCCATGCGTCCACCAAACTTATGTGCCGGTTGTTCGCACAGAGCCGTTTATAGAGCCGTTCAAGACATTTATGGCTCAGAAGCTATTTATTCAAGCGATATAGGTTGTTATACTTTAGGAATATTACCGCCTTTAAACGCAGCCGACTTTTTGGTTTGTATGGGGTCATCAGTTTCTAGCGGAAGCGGATTTGCTCGCTATTCCGACAAACCTGTTGTTGCCTTTATCGGTGATTCAACCTTTTTCCACTCCGGAATAACCGGTTTGGTCAACGCTATTTTTAATCGTCATAACTTGACTATGGTCATTTTAGACAACGGTACAACCGCAATGACCGGACACCAACCAAACCCCGGCGTTGATCAAGAATATTTATCTTCAGATTGCGTTCACCTTGATATTGAATCAATAGTCAAAGGTTGTGGCGTAACCAATTTTGCGAAAGTAAAAGGCTATAATTTAAACGCAGTTCATAAAGCCCTCGAACAAACTAAAAATGTTCAAGGCGTCAAAGTAATTTTAGTAGAAGAACCCTGTGTACTTTTTGCCAGACGCACAATGAAAAGAAAACCCAAAAGTGCGGCTTATGTTGTCGAACAAAGCGATTCAGTCAAAAACTGTTTTGCAACTCTTGCCTGTCCTTCATTTAGAAAAGATAAAAACGGCTTTTCTATTGATACCAATCAGTGTGCGGGTTGTATGGTTTGTCTGCAAATTTCTAAAGACATTAAAGCTAAAGCAGCTGATGTTAAAGGAGAGTTAATTTAA
- the ilvD gene encoding dihydroxy-acid dehydratase, producing the protein MTHNTRSKKMTGGLEKAPHRSLLYALGLTRDEISRPLIGVVNSANEIVPGHIHLDRIAEAVKAGVRLAGAVPIEFPAIAVCDGLAMNHEGMRFSLPSRELIADSIEIMATAHPFDALVFIPNCDKSVPGMLMAMLRMNVPSVLISGGPMLAGKKAKNTSSDNRADLISVFEGVGRVKQGSMSEEALEDLTESACPGCGSCAGMFTANSMNCLSEAIGLALPGNGTTPASSAARIRLAKRAGMQVVELLKQNICPRDIANVDALKNAVTVDMALGCSTNTVLHLPAIFAEAGLELPLTIFDEQSKKTPVLCKLSPAGEHHIQDLHEAGGIPAVISELNKAGLINGSVLTVTGKTLAENLKSENAGIVDNDVIRNIETAYSKEGGIAILYGTLAPQGAVVKQSAVAPEMMKREVVAKVFDSEEDAVKAILGNKIKAGDGIVIRYEGPKGGPGMREMLTPTSAIMGMGLGADVALITDGRFSGGSRGAAIGHVSPEAAEGGIIAKVQDGDKILIDIPNRKLDLLVSEAELAKRTAKAPQKTLRSNFLKRYAAQVSSASTGARFVVK; encoded by the coding sequence ATGACACACAATACTCGTAGCAAAAAAATGACAGGCGGTCTTGAAAAAGCCCCCCACCGCTCCTTGTTATACGCCCTTGGTTTAACTCGTGATGAAATTTCTCGCCCTTTAATCGGTGTAGTAAACTCAGCTAACGAAATAGTTCCCGGACATATTCACCTTGATAGAATAGCCGAAGCCGTCAAAGCCGGTGTGCGTCTTGCCGGTGCGGTTCCTATCGAGTTTCCGGCTATTGCCGTTTGTGATGGTTTGGCGATGAACCACGAAGGTATGCGTTTTTCTTTGCCAAGTCGTGAGCTTATCGCCGATTCTATTGAAATAATGGCAACAGCTCACCCTTTTGACGCTTTAGTTTTTATTCCAAATTGTGATAAAAGCGTTCCCGGAATGCTAATGGCTATGCTCCGCATGAATGTTCCATCTGTGTTAATTAGCGGAGGTCCCATGCTTGCAGGGAAAAAAGCAAAAAATACAAGTTCGGACAACAGAGCAGATTTAATCAGCGTTTTTGAAGGCGTGGGAAGAGTAAAACAAGGAAGTATGAGCGAAGAAGCCTTAGAAGATTTAACAGAAAGCGCTTGCCCCGGCTGTGGTTCTTGTGCCGGAATGTTTACCGCAAACTCTATGAACTGCCTCTCCGAAGCGATTGGTCTTGCCCTTCCGGGTAACGGAACTACCCCTGCGAGTAGTGCTGCTCGCATTCGACTAGCAAAACGTGCCGGAATGCAAGTTGTTGAATTATTAAAACAAAATATTTGCCCAAGAGATATTGCTAACGTTGATGCCTTAAAAAATGCCGTTACCGTTGATATGGCTCTTGGTTGCTCAACCAATACGGTTTTACACCTGCCTGCTATTTTTGCCGAAGCCGGTCTTGAGCTTCCGCTGACAATATTTGACGAACAAAGCAAAAAGACCCCTGTGCTTTGCAAACTCTCCCCTGCCGGTGAACACCACATTCAAGACCTGCATGAAGCCGGGGGAATTCCTGCTGTAATAAGCGAACTCAACAAAGCCGGCTTAATTAACGGATCTGTTTTAACTGTAACAGGAAAAACGCTTGCGGAAAACTTAAAATCAGAAAACGCAGGGATTGTAGACAATGATGTTATCCGAAATATTGAAACCGCTTATTCAAAAGAAGGCGGAATAGCAATATTATATGGAACACTCGCACCTCAAGGAGCTGTAGTTAAACAGTCTGCCGTTGCCCCTGAAATGATGAAACGAGAAGTTGTAGCAAAAGTTTTTGATTCTGAAGAAGATGCGGTTAAAGCTATTTTGGGTAATAAAATTAAAGCCGGAGACGGAATAGTTATTCGCTACGAAGGACCAAAAGGCGGACCGGGTATGCGTGAAATGCTTACTCCTACCAGTGCAATCATGGGAATGGGTCTTGGGGCTGACGTTGCTCTTATTACTGACGGGCGCTTTAGTGGCGGAAGCCGAGGTGCGGCTATTGGACACGTTTCACCGGAAGCGGCAGAAGGCGGAATTATCGCAAAAGTACAAGATGGCGATAAAATCTTAATCGATATTCCCAACCGTAAACTTGACCTTTTAGTTAGTGAAGCTGAACTCGCCAAACGCACAGCCAAAGCACCGCAAAAAACATTGCGTTCTAATTTCTTAAAACGCTATGCGGCTCAAGTAAGCTCCGCTTCAACCGGTGCAAGATTTGTCGTAAAATAA
- a CDS encoding tetratricopeptide repeat protein — MSEPNKKSKNGELTATAPIEQTNTTERTLLDAIRTETAPEATPFFMFFVNNAKLLIGILSVFIIILVGVGIFEYTAKNALEKSQQELRLILQKADDTEKAKQLESFINTAPAGVLLHANLALAQAYENLQDYQKATNAWQKVSQLSDAPMKYQAIIGEASDLSAIGEHKKALELIEKSLTTLNNQDSPYQIALKALLADIAERSGDKELAIKTLQGLLDSGKIQDTYYFKRRIELLQKK, encoded by the coding sequence ATGTCTGAACCCAATAAAAAGTCAAAAAACGGCGAATTAACGGCGACCGCTCCCATTGAACAAACCAATACAACCGAGCGTACCTTGCTTGATGCTATACGCACGGAAACTGCTCCGGAAGCCACTCCGTTTTTTATGTTTTTTGTAAATAACGCAAAGCTTTTAATCGGTATTTTATCAGTATTTATTATTATCTTGGTAGGCGTTGGAATTTTTGAATATACCGCCAAAAACGCTTTAGAAAAATCTCAACAAGAACTACGTCTTATTCTACAAAAAGCTGATGACACAGAAAAAGCAAAACAACTGGAAAGTTTTATAAATACAGCCCCAGCCGGAGTTTTGCTCCACGCAAACTTGGCTCTTGCTCAAGCTTATGAAAATTTGCAAGATTACCAAAAAGCCACAAATGCTTGGCAAAAAGTAAGTCAACTTTCCGATGCACCAATGAAATATCAAGCCATCATCGGAGAAGCAAGCGATCTTTCCGCTATTGGGGAACATAAAAAAGCCCTTGAACTTATTGAAAAAAGCTTAACTACACTCAATAACCAAGATAGCCCCTATCAAATAGCTCTTAAAGCCCTGCTTGCCGATATTGCAGAACGCTCAGGCGATAAAGAACTGGCAATTAAAACGCTTCAAGGTTTATTAGATAGCGGAAAAATACAAGACACTTACTATTTTAAAAGAAGAATAGAGTTATTACAAAAAAAATAA